The following nucleotide sequence is from Natronobeatus ordinarius.
GGTGAGATCCGATTTCACTCGGGATCGTCAAGAGCTATTCTCGGTACTATCCGGATTGAGAGCACGTCCGGTGTTTCATCTTGCACACGGGGGGTCCCTCCGCCAATTTCTTCTAACTCAACTCGATATCGGCGACTGCTCTATGAGCTATCCGGCATTTCATATCGCACACGGGGGGTCGTTCCGGCAAATTGATTTCGCCCGCGGTTACTATATCCTACCGACCACCCTCTACAAAAACGCCTCTATCGACTGATTTCGACTGATTTAACCTCGCACACGGTACCCATATTTATTTATACCCTCGACTTAATCCCCAAACATGGCTGACGGCGACGATCAACAATCCCTCTCACAATCTATCAAAGGCCGTCTTCAAGAGGGCGTTCAGAACTCTGTATTTCGAGATAAGGGACTTCTCGACCCAGATGCTGTCATCGACGAGGACCGGATCGTGGGTCGTGATGACCAGTTGGACGACATCATCACCTACCTTCGACCAGCATTGCAGGGGAACCGTCCTCCTAACATGCTCCTCTACGGGCCGTCGGGGACCGGGAAATCGCTCATCATCAACGCGGTCTGTCAACAGGTTCTCGAACTCGCGAACTCCCAGGGAGACCGGTTCGGTGTTATCAAAATCAACTGCCAAACGATCAAGTCGCACGACCGCGCTGTCTATCGCTTGGCAAAGAATGCAGCTGATGAAGCCGGTGTCGACGTCGGCATTCCCCAAAGCGGTATTTCGACGGATCAGAAGCTCAATCGGTTCTACGAAATTTTGAGCAACAACTTCGATTCGGTCATCATCATCCTCGACGAGGTTGATCTTCTGGTGGGCCGGCAACGAGATCCGAACGACGAGCCGGCGTATTCGAAACTGCTCTACCAGCTGTCGCGAGCATCACAGCTCGGTCGTATCGAGGGGCACGTTTCCGTCGCTGCGCTCACGAATGATCCCCGGTTCATGGAGAATCTTGACGGCCGGGCTGAGAGTTCGTTCAATCCACAAGATGTCGTCTTCCCAGACTACGACGCGAACCAACTGCAGTCGATTCTCGAACGACGTCGTGACGCATACCAAGACGATGTTCTAGAGGACGGTATTATTCCTCTCAGTGCTGCATTCGCCGCCCAGGACCATGGCGATGCTCGAAAGGCAATTGATCTGTTCCGGAAAGCCGGTGAGATCGCGGATCGGGCCGGTGAAGACACGATTCGTGAAGAGCACGTTCGCGGCGCCCAGAAAGAAGCTGAACGGGATCGGACGTTAACCCAGATGCAGGGGCTATCGACACAAAAGAAGCTCTCACTTTATGCCACCGCGATCGTCCCTGTCCACTCAAAGCGCAACCTGAATGCTGTTCCCAGCACGGTTGCTTACCGCGTATATCAGTATCTCACCGACCTGCTAGATGCCGACGAGAAATCCCGTGACTCGTACTTGCGGTACATGAGTGAGGCTGAGACCTACAATTTCGTCACGTCGGCGAAACGAGGGCGTGGCTACGGGAGTGGCGTCCACAAGGAGTATACCTTCGTCGACGATCCAGAGGTGGTCGCCGAAACCCTTCAGGCTGACATCCGACTCGAACAAGCTGAGCACGAGGAGGCGCTCGTCAAATCTGTTGTCAACGCACAGATAGACGATTTCTTCGAGGGGAGCTAACACGAAGAGACGCCGACTCCGAGTCTTAATTCATTTCGCACACGGGGTGTTCCTGCTCTCGACCCATCAGTCAATTCATCTCTCACACGGGGTCCCCATTAAAACGGGAACAAATTCATTTCGCACACGGGGGGTGCTGACTCGATTCCATCGCCGAATTCACTTCGCACATGGGGTGTCACCCCGAACAATTGGTCGCCAAACTGGAGCGTTTTAAACTCTACTCGTCGGAATTGACGGGACCTTTGTACTTCGATTTGATCTTGTCTCCTTCACGCCACTGCCAGTAATAATAGCGGTTGTCGTTAATTTCCTTGATCGTGATCGTCGCCTTCGAAGGGACATCATCGGGAAGGTTCTCTGGTCGCTTTCCGACTTTCTCTTTCTCATCTCTTTTTGCAAGTCGTACCTCTCGTTCGCGATGTTCGGCGAGTTCCTCAGCGAATCGAGCGATTTGCCGAAGCACCTCTGGAGATTGTTCCTCGAGCTTCGAAGCGATGCCAGGTGGGACTTCGCGAGGTGGGTCTGGTGGAGAGTATGACATAGGTCACGGCTCTGTTAACCAACGTTGTTGGCCAATATCTTAGATTTGTTGGTTAAATCTCTCGTCTACTGGATCGAGAATTGTTCGATAACCGCCGCCGTAGCTTCGAGTTCTCGTCGTCGCTCCTCTCGTTCTTCGATCTCTTAGTCCAACTCACGAATTTCCGCTGCAAGTTGTTCGACCATGTCCATCGTCTCCGGGAGACGGCCATCGGGACGAGGGACGTTCCCACTCCGAATTTCGAGATCGGCTCGCCGTAGATGTTTACACCCACCGCTTGGATTCCACCTCGTAAAATCTGGACACGTACACGTCTTACTCGCGACGTCGACCTCGTAGATGTTTCCTGACTCCGATTGCACCTCGTAGACTTCTCCCTTCTGCAGCAACGAGACGTCCATCTCTTCGGTTCGGGCTCGTTTACTGCGGGGCTCGAGCTCCTTCCGACACGAGTCTTCGCCAATAGTGGGTTGCTGGAGAGCTTTAGCAGTTGTCGAAGCTGCATGAGTCGATGCTATAACTCCACCATCTGTTGAATACACTCGCTCATCGTGTTCTGTTTCGTCTTCTTGCTGTATCTCGACGATGTCAGTTCGTTCGGTCATGATTTCGGCTGAATCGACGTGACAAGTTCGCGCACGCCGTCGCCCTTCGACGGCGTGAAAAACCGTTTCGAACGCGCTCAGAAATTCAGTCGCTGATTTGTGGGCCTAGCCCCAATAATCAGTATAAGTTCGAGCAGACCGGGCCCTCAACTGGGAATACTAATGGGTGCTAATCTATTTGATCCTCCCTCTCTTCATTTGGCATATTCCGTGACTAGTCCTCTCGATATCGACGTTCCACCGATTGAGGATACCGACAACAAGACACTTCTTGAGCGCATTCGGACTCGGTCCTACATATCATACACTGGGGAATCCGGTGATGTTTACGGTGATTCGACGAATGAAAACGAGACTCAGGGTGATTACCATGGGAGATTCATCTACGAACTCCTACAGAACGCCGATGATGCGATCGGAAACCGTGACTCGGCGACTACCCGGTTTGAACTACAGGGATCAACACTCTACGTCGCCAATTCCGGGCGTCCACTCGACGCGAGCGACGTACATTCTCTCTGTATCCAAGGTCTCAGCTCTAAGAGTGATGAAGAAGCATCTATCGGGCGGAAGGGACGTGGATTCACCTCCGTTCTTGAGCTGACTGACCGGCCGGCAGTGTACTCTAACGAATACCGTTTCCAATTTAACGGCGAAAAGGCTCGAGAGGCATTGTTGGCTAACACCCCAATCGAAAACGAACTCTCGGCGGCTGACGTGCCGACGCTCCGGCTTCCCTTTGAACCTGAGACGATCCCAAAGCATGTGACTCGGCTTCTTCGCGAGGAGACTCCATATACGACTGTTTTCGCCTTCGACCTCTTTGACGATATTCAGGATACCATCGAGTCCCGTCTTCAGGCGATTGACCCTCAAACGCTCGTTTTTCTCCAGAATCTGAACCGGTTGGAGATCTCTGTTGACGGGGCCGAAAGGATATGGACGATCGACCGGCCGGAGCCGTCTACACTGGCTGACATACCCGGTCAACAGATCACGCTTGAACAGTACGAGTCTGCGACCGACACCGAGCCAGTCCAGCAATCCGACTACGTTCAGTTTCATCGAGACGAAATCCCGGTTGATCAACGCGAAGGGCTGCCGAATGGAGACTGGGACGAGGTCACCACAACGCAGGTGAGTATTGCATTCGGGCTTGAAACCACTTCTAACGGTGTTCGACTTAGACCGGTTCGAGAGTCCCCTTCGATCCACGTCTTTCTGCCTACAACACAATCAAGCCCAGGAGGATTCTTGATCAACGGAGCGTTTAAACCTGAGAGCTCCCGGAAACGGATTCCAATCGCTGACGAGGACAGTGGGTATAACGCACTCCTGTTCGACAACGTGGCAGACCTGCTTGCGACAACGGTCATCGAGTTCGCGTCCCAAACCGACACCACTGTCTCTGACTTCCTCTCGTGTCTGCGACTTGACTCGGACCGCCTCACGGCTGACTGTGAGCACTATTGTGCGGCCGCAATTCGCGAAGCAATGGCGACAGTGCCGTTCGTTCCCCGAGTCGACACTCCGGACGTGTTCGAACACGGGGGGACACGGGTGTCGATTTCACAGCTTCAGGTTCCCGATCCAGATCAAATTCCGATCTCGTTGGCG
It contains:
- a CDS encoding orc1/cdc6 family replication initiation protein, producing MADGDDQQSLSQSIKGRLQEGVQNSVFRDKGLLDPDAVIDEDRIVGRDDQLDDIITYLRPALQGNRPPNMLLYGPSGTGKSLIINAVCQQVLELANSQGDRFGVIKINCQTIKSHDRAVYRLAKNAADEAGVDVGIPQSGISTDQKLNRFYEILSNNFDSVIIILDEVDLLVGRQRDPNDEPAYSKLLYQLSRASQLGRIEGHVSVAALTNDPRFMENLDGRAESSFNPQDVVFPDYDANQLQSILERRRDAYQDDVLEDGIIPLSAAFAAQDHGDARKAIDLFRKAGEIADRAGEDTIREEHVRGAQKEAERDRTLTQMQGLSTQKKLSLYATAIVPVHSKRNLNAVPSTVAYRVYQYLTDLLDADEKSRDSYLRYMSEAETYNFVTSAKRGRGYGSGVHKEYTFVDDPEVVAETLQADIRLEQAEHEEALVKSVVNAQIDDFFEGS